In Salarias fasciatus chromosome 20, fSalaFa1.1, whole genome shotgun sequence, a single window of DNA contains:
- the dalrd3 gene encoding DALR anticodon-binding domain-containing protein 3: MENIEEPSPLRITPTVRALSSALRGKREDVPGVRVFPEPEKLWFKESSAKNLRNRDFLSPTTMLNTLYADGQVPPAVMSRVLSLRGSGVLPVAGGEVMGEGLRVRVDRPAAFRTVLAGGAKEYLKPSSQRQGCVVINCPALHPKPTTPSPDMLSLGQLRTVLLADHMGALLRRQGFVVSYCPILPEDSDIISFLRALGIDWPTGPADRTSEEREEKIQEALKSSPYREKETERGRRASGGGGRKAEEGEDGDLLRINLKRVFQEEGLLGYDPSLGTCTVHRDSVSHLAQLDQSTAECTVAMVTALHVTSCQDEFRQQQIAMLWRASGATHTQRHLVCGPVKTPGSQLTAAQYLQLRRGQMKEASEMKYGDQVEGQTWEDIIKVMTSATVRFELLSTVHTSPVTLDVQREGGISTKGPRGGVFVMYNCARLHTLFDSYQRGVEKGLYPEIPEGSQLDFSALKEEGEWLLLFNYLIPFAELLDQSGQALDCEGGGARVNIKTEQICKFLVSLSKDFSSYYNRVHVLGEPLPHLFNQMFCRLYLLRALRELYHSALDSLNLPPIRQL, encoded by the exons ATGGAAAACATCGAGGAGCCCTCGCCGCTCCGCATCACCCCCACCGTCCGAGCGCTGAGCTCTGCGCTGCGGGGAAAGCGTGAGGATGTCCCCGGCGTGCGAGTCTTCCCCGAGCCGGAGAAGCTGTGGTTCAAGGAGAGCAGCGCTAAAAACCTGCGGAACCGGGACTTCTTATCGCCCACCACGATGCTCAACACGCTGTACGCGGACGGACAG GTCCCTCCAGCAGTCATGTCCAGAGTCCTGTCCCTCCGTGGCAGTGGGGTTCTGCCTGTCGCTGGTGGGGAGGTGATGGGTGAGGGCCTGCGGGTGCGCGTGGACCGGCCCGCAGCTTTCAGGACCGTGCTTGCCGGCGGAGCTAAGGAGTACCTGAAGCCTTCGAGTCAGAGGCAGGGCTGTGTGGTGATCAACTGCCCCGCGCTGCACCCCAAACCCACCACACCCTCTCCTGACATGCTGAGTTTGGGGCAGCTGAGGACTGTACTGTTGGCTGACCACatgggggcgctgctgagaagACAGGG ATTTGTGGTGTCCTACTGCCCCATCCTTCCTGAAGACAGCGACATCATCTCCTTCCTTCGAGCCCTCGGCATCGACTGGCCGACAGGTCCGGCAGACCGGACCAGcgaggagcgggaggagaagATACAGGAGGCGCTCAAGAGCTCGCCGTACAGAGAGAAGGAAACGGAGCGAGGCCGGAGGgccagtggaggtggagggaggaaagccgaggagggggaggacggagaCCTGCTACGGATCAATCTGAAGCGAGTGTTCCaggaggaggggctgctgggatACGACCCCAGCCTGGGTACCTGCACAG TTCACAGAGACAGTGTTTCCCACCTGGCGCAGCTGGACCAATCCACAGCTGAGTGCACA GTCGCCATGGTAACGGCGTTACatgtgacttcctgtcaggaTGAGTTTCGCCAGCAGCAGATCGCGATGCTGTGGAGAGCCAgcggagcgacacacacacag AGGCATCTCGTGTGTGGTCCGGTGAAGACTCCCGGCTCGCAGCTCACCGCTGCTCAGTACCTGCA GCTGAGAAGAGGTCAGATGAAGGAAGCCTCAGAGATGAAGTATGGAGATCAAgtagaag GTCAGACGTGGGAGGACATCATCAAGGTCATGACCTCTGCCACGGTTCGATTTGAGCTGCTGTCTACGGTACACACAAGCCCT gTGACGCTGGACgtccagagagagggaggcattTCCACTAAAGGGCCCAGAGGAGGCGTGTTTGTCATGTATAACTGTGCGAGGCTGCACACTCTGTTCGACAGCTACCAGAGAGGGGTGGAGAAGG GTCTGTACCCAGAAATCCCCGAAGGCTCCCAGCTGGACTTCTCTGCCCTGAAAGAAGAG GGCGAGTGGCTCCTGCTGTTCAATTACCTCATCCCGTTCGCCGAGCtgctggaccaatcaggacaGGCGCTGGACTGCGAGGGGGGAGGAGCCAGAGTGaacattaaaactgaacag atcTGTAAATTCCTGGTGTCTCTCAGTAAAGACTTCAGTTCGTACTACAACAGAGTCCACGTCCTGGGG gAGCCGCTGCCGCATCTCTTCAACCAGATGTTCTGTCGCCTGTATTTGCTGCGAGCCTTGAGAGAGCTTTATCACAGCGCTCTGGACTCCCTCAACCTTCCCCCCATCAGACAGCTAtag